In the genome of Gloeotrichia echinulata CP02, one region contains:
- a CDS encoding M20 family metallopeptidase yields the protein MLTQIKDLATKLAPRLIEIRRHIHAHPELSGQEYQTAAFIAGVLSSSGLHVQEGIGKTGVIGELQGAGQDDRLLAIRTDMDALPIQECTGLEYASHAEGVMHACGHDVHTTVGLGTAMVLSQLTEELGGKVRFLFQPAEEIAQGASWMVKDGAMVNVCGVLGVHVFPSIPAGCIGVRYGALTAAADDLEIIIIGESGHGARPHEAIDAIWIAAQVITALQQAISRTQNPLRPVVLSIGKINGGRAKNIIADKVELLGTVRSLHPETRAHLPKWIEKIVAHVCHSFGASYQVNYRQGVPSVQNDYALTQLLQSAAEEAWSSDRVQVLSEPSLGAEDFSVFLEHAPGSMFRLGVGYTNRITNHPLHHPEFEVDESAIITGVVTMAYAAYKYWR from the coding sequence ATGCTTACCCAGATTAAAGATTTAGCCACAAAACTAGCGCCCCGCTTAATTGAAATTCGTCGCCACATCCACGCGCACCCAGAACTCAGCGGCCAGGAGTATCAGACAGCTGCTTTCATTGCTGGTGTTTTGTCTTCTAGTGGTCTTCATGTCCAGGAAGGAATTGGCAAAACCGGCGTCATCGGAGAACTACAAGGTGCTGGTCAAGATGACCGATTATTGGCAATTCGCACTGATATGGATGCATTACCAATTCAAGAATGCACGGGGTTGGAATACGCCTCCCACGCTGAAGGGGTAATGCACGCTTGCGGTCACGATGTCCACACTACAGTGGGCTTAGGAACAGCAATGGTGCTGTCTCAATTGACAGAAGAGTTAGGCGGTAAGGTGCGGTTTTTATTTCAGCCAGCAGAGGAAATTGCCCAAGGCGCAAGCTGGATGGTGAAAGATGGGGCGATGGTAAACGTCTGTGGAGTATTAGGGGTGCATGTTTTTCCTTCTATTCCCGCTGGTTGCATTGGTGTGCGTTACGGCGCATTGACTGCAGCAGCTGATGATTTAGAGATTATTATTATCGGAGAATCTGGACATGGGGCACGTCCTCATGAAGCAATTGATGCAATTTGGATTGCAGCCCAAGTAATTACTGCACTACAACAAGCGATTAGCCGCACACAAAATCCCTTGCGTCCTGTAGTGTTAAGCATCGGTAAGATTAATGGTGGCAGAGCTAAGAATATCATTGCTGATAAAGTAGAATTGTTAGGAACGGTGCGATCGCTTCATCCCGAAACCCGCGCCCATCTCCCCAAGTGGATTGAAAAAATCGTCGCCCATGTTTGTCATTCTTTTGGTGCAAGTTATCAAGTCAATTATCGCCAGGGTGTACCCAGTGTGCAAAATGATTATGCCCTGACACAATTATTGCAATCAGCAGCGGAAGAAGCTTGGAGTAGCGATCGCGTCCAAGTCTTAAGTGAACCATCCCTAGGTGCGGAAGATTTTTCGGTTTTTTTAGAACACGCTCCCGGTTCCATGTTTCGCTTGGGTGTAGGCTACACAAATCGCATCACTAATCATCCATTACACCATCCTGAATTTGAAGTCGATGAATCTGCTATTATCACTGGGGTTGTGACAATGGCTTACGCTGCTTATAAATATTGGCGGTAG
- a CDS encoding serine/threonine-protein kinase, whose amino-acid sequence MSPITQTAIHCINPDCQRPYPQPWGNKFCNSCGAPLHLLNRYVPLQPLGSGGFAQIYTVWDEKIQTEKVLKVLVENSPKALELFTQEAGVLSSLINPGVPRVDVDGYFQLNLSNPKSRQLPCLVMEKINGETLEEILNKYPQGCPEDLVLNWCNQVVQILKELHKRQIIHRDIKPSNLMLRTTPSVGVTGGNRLVLIDFGGAKQFDAKLAPQSSSTRLFSSGYSPPEQIIGRNVGPGADFYALGRTMIELLTGKYPPQLEDPQTGTLRWRQRVSVNPKFADLLDEMVQEDVRSRPANASIIHKRLAKISPGSSQQGLLVPIQDAVRQGLANIQQALVPVTPLIQAVKQANGEFNKAVGKIALSIVKAIAKFLLACLTTIWTMILTGIGACLGTSTGWIFGYETGLGDRITKFILPYLPDLSVNTQSSLGAEVLVFVGAGLGTAWGLTAAGSFGQRRRFLLASMMGIISYGLAWLVWQLTTPTNSNDGLAVSIVFAVFLFTVSLDLRSHHIVYAVIASFATALVFAGLIHLGFLDPVLQFSIQPDSQHLSSMIAFFAFVAIFQSFCMGVCYYLIVPGLRFLGWR is encoded by the coding sequence GTGTCCCCAATCACACAGACAGCGATTCACTGCATAAATCCTGATTGTCAACGTCCCTACCCCCAACCTTGGGGAAACAAATTTTGCAACAGCTGTGGCGCACCGCTACATCTGTTAAATCGCTATGTCCCACTCCAGCCCCTGGGTTCGGGAGGATTTGCCCAAATTTACACGGTTTGGGATGAAAAAATTCAGACAGAAAAGGTGCTAAAAGTGCTAGTGGAAAATTCACCCAAGGCGCTGGAATTGTTTACACAAGAAGCAGGGGTTTTAAGTAGTCTCATAAATCCGGGTGTTCCCCGCGTCGATGTTGATGGGTATTTTCAACTAAATTTGTCTAATCCCAAATCGCGCCAACTACCTTGTTTGGTGATGGAAAAAATCAACGGGGAGACTTTAGAGGAGATACTCAATAAGTATCCTCAAGGCTGTCCAGAGGATTTGGTGTTGAATTGGTGTAACCAAGTGGTGCAAATTTTAAAGGAATTGCACAAACGCCAGATTATTCACCGTGACATCAAGCCTTCTAATTTGATGCTGCGTACCACCCCATCTGTGGGAGTAACTGGGGGAAATCGGCTGGTGCTGATTGATTTTGGCGGCGCAAAACAATTTGACGCCAAACTGGCTCCGCAATCAAGTTCAACTAGGTTATTTTCTTCTGGTTACAGTCCACCAGAACAAATTATTGGCCGTAATGTCGGACCGGGTGCGGATTTTTATGCCCTTGGTCGAACGATGATAGAATTACTTACGGGTAAGTATCCGCCACAGTTGGAAGATCCCCAAACTGGAACATTGCGCTGGCGTCAACGAGTGAGTGTCAACCCTAAATTTGCGGATTTACTCGATGAGATGGTACAGGAAGATGTGCGATCGCGTCCAGCAAATGCAAGTATTATTCACAAACGGTTGGCGAAAATTTCTCCAGGATCATCACAACAGGGGTTATTAGTCCCAATTCAGGACGCTGTGCGTCAAGGTTTAGCCAATATTCAGCAAGCCTTAGTCCCAGTTACACCGCTAATCCAAGCTGTGAAACAAGCTAATGGTGAATTTAACAAAGCTGTTGGCAAAATTGCGCTTTCGATAGTCAAGGCGATCGCCAAATTCTTACTGGCTTGTTTGACAACAATTTGGACGATGATACTGACGGGAATCGGCGCTTGTTTAGGTACTAGTACTGGTTGGATTTTCGGCTATGAGACAGGCTTGGGCGATCGCATTACCAAATTCATCTTACCTTATCTACCAGACTTAAGTGTAAATACTCAATCTAGCTTGGGCGCAGAAGTTTTGGTATTTGTCGGCGCAGGTCTAGGAACTGCATGGGGACTCACAGCAGCAGGGAGTTTCGGTCAACGACGGCGCTTTTTGCTAGCCTCAATGATGGGCATAATCAGCTATGGATTAGCCTGGTTAGTTTGGCAATTAACCACACCCACAAATAGCAATGACGGCTTGGCGGTCTCAATTGTCTTTGCAGTTTTTCTGTTCACCGTGAGTTTAGATCTTCGTAGCCATCATATAGTTTACGCTGTGATTGCTTCCTTTGCCACCGCGCTCGTCTTTGCGGGTTTAATTCATCTAGGGTTTCTAGATCCAGTTTTACAATTTTCTATTCAACCCGACTCGCAACATTTATCGTCGATGATTGCTTTTTTTGCTTTTGTCGCCATCTTCCAGAGTTTCTGCATGGGGGTGTGTTATTACCTAATCGTCCCTGGGTTGCGCTTTTTAGGATGGCGTTAA
- a CDS encoding pentapeptide repeat-containing protein — translation MKLKIVATAVVLGCFGFAAQANALNQQDLDQLKKTGSCPRCDLSGADLTLLNLANANLRETNLKGATLTQVNLTQADLTGANLEAAVLNSANLRYASLTGANLKSASLENADLSFAGFISAYLEGANFKDAKLKFTNFRGAHYRLTTLPIGTVTSDKPYGWSLERSTARECNKFKPENTPGSTCYSQ, via the coding sequence ATGAAACTCAAGATTGTTGCTACCGCCGTTGTGTTAGGTTGTTTTGGTTTTGCAGCCCAAGCGAATGCATTGAATCAGCAAGACTTAGATCAGTTGAAGAAGACAGGTAGCTGTCCGCGATGCGATTTGAGTGGTGCTGACCTAACTCTACTGAACCTGGCTAACGCAAATTTGCGAGAAACTAACTTGAAAGGAGCTACTTTAACTCAAGTCAATCTTACACAGGCAGATCTGACTGGTGCAAATCTGGAAGCTGCGGTTTTAAATTCTGCCAATCTCCGTTACGCTAGCTTAACCGGTGCAAATTTAAAATCAGCATCCCTAGAAAATGCCGATCTGTCTTTTGCGGGTTTCATCAGTGCCTATTTGGAAGGTGCTAACTTCAAAGATGCCAAATTGAAGTTCACTAATTTTCGGGGGGCACATTACCGACTGACAACTTTGCCAATTGGTACAGTAACTTCTGATAAACCTTATGGCTGGTCGTTAGAACGTTCAACCGCTAGAGAGTGTAATAAGTTTAAACCGGAAAATACCCCAGGCTCAACCTGCTATTCACAATAA
- a CDS encoding peptide ligase PGM1-related protein, whose product MVTLNISELEKIDQFRHLQLTLRDRWKTIEIFDNSEADILIIPSLSIDQHELQKIEGCEHYEERLLFSLMRLRNPRTRLIYVTSMPLHPSIIDYYLQLLPGIPFSHARNRLLLLSTYDSSLKPLSQKIVERPRLLQRIRQSLNLDRAFMVCYNSTVWEAELSVKLGVPLYAAAPDLQIWGTKSGSRQIFAQSSVPHPDGSASVGNGTDLAKAAADLWERQPTLQRMVVKLNEGFSGEGNALLDLRPILSIAPGQASHHQRVEAISDRLPNMHFQSTLETWANFSGRIQELGAIVEAFVEGEIKRSPSVQGRITPSGEVEILSTHDQILGGRDGQIYLGCRFPAEEHYRLELQQLGLQVGKKLAEKGVLERFGVDFITVDQGNKQWDIQAIEINLRKGGTTHPFMTLKLLTNGRYDLSTGLFYSQQGRPKYYIATDNLQKDCYRGLLPNDLMDIIAHHRLHFDSCTETGTVFHLMGCLSQFGKLGLTCIGDSPQQADDIYNKVVKVLDQETRSDNQEFSSFSDYAFHCA is encoded by the coding sequence ATGGTAACATTGAATATTTCTGAATTGGAGAAAATTGATCAGTTTCGCCATCTTCAATTAACTTTGCGCGATCGCTGGAAAACTATCGAAATTTTCGATAACAGTGAGGCAGATATTTTAATTATTCCTTCGTTGAGTATCGACCAGCACGAACTCCAAAAGATAGAAGGCTGCGAACATTATGAAGAAAGATTACTTTTTTCCTTGATGCGCTTGCGAAATCCCCGCACTCGGCTGATTTATGTGACATCAATGCCACTGCATCCCAGTATTATCGATTACTATTTACAATTGTTACCAGGTATTCCTTTTTCCCATGCGCGTAATCGCTTACTGTTACTTTCTACCTACGATTCTTCCCTCAAGCCCCTCAGTCAAAAAATTGTAGAACGCCCGCGTTTGCTACAGCGAATTCGCCAATCCTTGAATTTGGACAGAGCCTTCATGGTGTGCTATAATTCTACGGTTTGGGAAGCAGAATTGTCAGTAAAATTGGGTGTACCACTGTACGCCGCAGCGCCAGATTTACAAATTTGGGGGACAAAAAGTGGGAGTCGGCAAATCTTTGCCCAAAGCAGTGTACCGCATCCAGATGGCAGCGCGAGTGTTGGGAATGGCACAGATTTAGCAAAGGCTGCTGCTGATTTATGGGAACGCCAACCGACATTACAAAGGATGGTGGTGAAACTTAATGAGGGCTTTTCGGGAGAAGGCAATGCACTGCTGGATCTTAGACCAATTCTGAGTATAGCACCAGGGCAAGCTTCTCATCACCAACGGGTAGAGGCAATTAGCGATCGCCTCCCAAATATGCACTTTCAATCAACCCTGGAAACCTGGGCAAATTTTTCGGGACGCATCCAGGAATTAGGGGCGATTGTTGAGGCTTTTGTGGAAGGAGAAATTAAGCGATCGCCCAGTGTCCAAGGACGGATTACACCCTCAGGTGAAGTCGAAATCCTCTCCACCCACGACCAAATTTTGGGAGGGAGAGACGGTCAAATTTATCTTGGTTGTCGATTTCCTGCTGAGGAACACTATCGGTTAGAGTTGCAGCAATTGGGATTACAGGTTGGCAAAAAACTAGCCGAAAAAGGCGTATTAGAACGATTTGGCGTAGATTTTATCACCGTTGACCAAGGAAATAAACAGTGGGATATTCAAGCGATTGAAATTAATCTCCGCAAAGGTGGGACTACACATCCATTTATGACCCTGAAATTATTAACCAACGGTCGCTATGACCTTTCCACAGGGTTATTTTACAGTCAACAAGGGCGTCCCAAATACTATATAGCCACTGACAACTTGCAAAAAGACTGCTATCGGGGATTGTTACCCAACGATTTAATGGATATCATCGCCCACCACAGGCTGCATTTTGACAGCTGTACGGAGACAGGTACAGTGTTTCATTTGATGGGTTGTCTTTCCCAATTTGGCAAATTAGGCTTAACCTGCATCGGTGATTCCCCTCAACAAGCAGACGATATTTATAACAAAGTTGTCAAGGTTTTAGATCAAGAAACCCGCAGCGACAATCAAGAGTTTTCCTCGTTCTCAGATTATGCTTTCCACTGCGCGTAA
- a CDS encoding NB-ARC domain-containing protein: MKLTKHKRKRGVILTPEGLQKLQSAKLTAEFNENYGNRYTLEDLSDRIGINTATISKVLSCEDGVDKRTIELFFQAFNLKLDKDCYTSSDQSQHQDWGEATSVSIFYGRTEEIATLEKFIVADRCRLVAILGMGGIGKSTLAIKAIECIKDNFEYIIWRSLREAPPIKNILASLIQFLSDEQETEASLPEDVGERISRLIDYLRHYRSLLILDNIESILQSGSRAGLYREGYEQYGDLLRRVGEVTHQSCLLLTGREKPKEVAASEGETLSVRSFLLGGLQAADGQEILKIKGVCAAESEASNLVGRYAGNPLALKVVATTIQDVFCGDISKFLQQETTVFGDIHELLEEQFLRLSNLEKNAMYWLAINREPVSLSELREDIVSRIPSQRLLESLESLVRRSLIEKSEGLFTLQPVVMEYVTQRLIDQVCQEIASQNIELFRCHALMKATAKDYVRDIQIRLIVQSVIDGLLGIFRSKKNLENQLTQILANLRETSPLEQSYTAGNALNLLCHLGTDLTGHDFSSLSIWQVDLRCMKLHDVNFQNANFDRSVFAETFGGVLSVAFSADGKLLALGDTNGDIRFYQVSDWQQIFTCKGHTNWVVSLAFSPDDRILASGSADSTVKVWDISTGQCIQTFREYNNTEVWSVAFSPDGKVLASGSDDHTIKLWNICTGECFKTFYGHTSWVCSVAFSKNGQTLLSGSDDHTIRVWNINTSECLKTFHAHDDGIRSIALSPDEQMVASGSEDHTVRLWSISTGECLKTFHGHSSEVYSVAFSSQGDLLASGNHDQTVKLWNVDTGECLKTFHGHSGLVFSVAFSSQGDFLVSGSEDQTLRLWNVDTGECLKMFQGYTNQVLSVAFSPDGQMLASGSRDSLVRLWDVTGDQVLQTFPGHCAAVQSVAFSPDGQMLASGSQDSSVRLWDVTGGQALQIFQRHRAVVWSVVFSPDGKTLASSSNDQTVKLWDISSGQVLQTFQGHCAAVWSVVFSPDGKTLASAALEEIIKLWNVSTGECERSLEGHTNWVLSVAFSPDGKLLASSSYDGTIKLWLVGTDECKRILQAGTGWLKSVAFSPNSHILASCSQDNTVKLWDLSKGECLRTLEGHTGRVWSVVFSPDHQILASSGDDETIRLWNIATGECLKILKAEKPYERMNIMGVTGLTTATIATLTLLGADESTNH, from the coding sequence ATGAAGCTGACAAAGCACAAGCGTAAACGTGGTGTTATTCTTACTCCAGAAGGATTACAAAAACTTCAATCTGCTAAACTTACTGCCGAATTCAACGAAAATTATGGAAACAGGTATACCCTTGAAGATTTAAGTGACCGGATTGGAATCAACACTGCTACGATTTCCAAGGTGCTGTCTTGTGAAGACGGAGTTGATAAACGAACAATTGAGCTTTTCTTCCAAGCTTTTAATCTGAAATTGGATAAAGATTGTTACACCAGTTCTGATCAATCTCAGCACCAAGATTGGGGAGAAGCGACTAGTGTTTCAATTTTTTATGGTAGAACAGAAGAAATAGCTACATTAGAAAAGTTTATCGTTGCAGATCGTTGCAGGTTAGTGGCAATTTTGGGAATGGGAGGAATTGGTAAATCGACTTTAGCTATCAAGGCGATAGAGTGTATTAAAGATAATTTTGAGTACATCATATGGCGATCGCTGCGGGAAGCTCCACCCATCAAAAATATTTTAGCTAGTCTGATTCAGTTTTTATCCGATGAGCAAGAAACAGAAGCTTCTTTACCAGAAGATGTAGGCGAAAGAATATCCCGACTGATTGATTATCTGCGCCACTATCGAAGTCTGCTGATATTAGATAATATAGAGTCAATTCTGCAAAGTGGTAGTCGAGCCGGACTTTACCGCGAAGGATATGAGCAATATGGGGATTTGCTCAGACGAGTAGGAGAAGTAACTCACCAAAGCTGCTTGCTTTTAACAGGTAGAGAAAAACCTAAAGAAGTAGCAGCATCAGAAGGAGAAACATTATCTGTACGTTCATTTCTTCTTGGTGGTTTGCAGGCGGCGGATGGGCAAGAAATTTTGAAAATCAAGGGAGTCTGTGCTGCTGAGTCTGAAGCTAGCAATTTGGTAGGGCGTTATGCAGGTAATCCCCTAGCTTTGAAGGTGGTTGCTACCACTATTCAAGATGTATTTTGTGGTGACATATCTAAATTTTTACAACAAGAAACAACTGTTTTTGGTGATATTCATGAGCTTTTAGAAGAGCAGTTTTTGCGGTTGTCAAATTTAGAAAAGAATGCAATGTACTGGCTAGCCATCAATCGTGAACCAGTTTCGCTATCAGAACTAAGGGAGGATATTGTCTCACGAATTCCGTCACAAAGATTGTTGGAGTCTTTAGAATCTCTAGTGAGGCGATCGCTCATCGAGAAAAGCGAAGGACTATTCACTCTACAACCTGTAGTCATGGAGTATGTGACTCAGCGATTGATAGATCAAGTTTGTCAAGAAATTGCCAGTCAGAATATTGAGTTATTCAGGTGTCATGCTTTGATGAAAGCAACGGCGAAAGACTACGTGAGGGATATTCAAATTCGCCTAATTGTACAATCAGTTATAGATGGGTTGCTGGGTATTTTTAGAAGCAAAAAAAACCTAGAAAATCAGCTAACCCAAATTCTGGCAAATCTCCGAGAAACATCACCTCTAGAACAAAGTTATACAGCTGGCAATGCCCTGAATTTGCTCTGTCATTTGGGGACTGACCTCACTGGCCATGATTTCTCTTCTCTGAGTATTTGGCAAGTAGACCTGCGTTGCATGAAATTGCACGATGTAAATTTTCAAAATGCGAATTTTGATAGGTCTGTTTTTGCTGAAACCTTTGGCGGTGTTCTGTCGGTGGCTTTTAGCGCTGATGGCAAGCTTTTGGCTTTGGGTGATACTAATGGTGACATTCGCTTTTATCAAGTTTCCGATTGGCAACAAATTTTTACTTGTAAAGGTCATACCAACTGGGTTGTGTCCCTTGCTTTTAGCCCTGATGACAGAATCCTTGCAAGCGGAAGTGCTGACTCTACTGTGAAAGTGTGGGATATCAGTACAGGTCAATGCATCCAAACTTTTCGGGAATATAACAATACTGAGGTTTGGTCGGTTGCCTTTAGTCCTGATGGTAAGGTATTAGCAAGTGGCAGTGATGACCACACAATCAAGTTATGGAATATCTGCACTGGTGAATGCTTTAAAACCTTTTACGGACACACAAGTTGGGTATGCTCTGTTGCCTTCAGTAAAAATGGGCAAACCTTACTAAGTGGCAGTGATGACCATACAATTAGGGTGTGGAATATCAACACCAGTGAATGCCTCAAAACTTTCCACGCACATGATGATGGAATACGGTCAATTGCCCTCAGTCCTGATGAGCAAATGGTGGCGAGTGGTAGTGAAGACCACACGGTGAGGTTATGGAGTATTAGTACTGGTGAATGCTTGAAAACTTTCCACGGACATTCTAGTGAAGTCTATTCAGTCGCTTTTAGTTCACAGGGCGATCTCCTAGCTAGTGGTAACCATGACCAGACGGTGAAGCTATGGAATGTTGATACTGGTGAGTGCCTGAAAACTTTCCACGGACATTCCGGTTTAGTATTTTCGGTTGCCTTTAGTTCACAGGGTGATTTTCTAGTAAGTGGTAGTGAAGATCAGACGTTGAGGCTATGGAATGTTGACACTGGTGAATGCCTGAAAATGTTCCAAGGATATACTAATCAGGTACTCTCAGTCGCTTTCAGTCCAGATGGGCAAATGCTAGCAAGTGGCAGTCGTGACTCTTTGGTAAGGTTGTGGGATGTCACTGGAGATCAAGTCTTGCAAACGTTCCCAGGACATTGTGCTGCAGTCCAGTCAGTCGCTTTCAGTCCAGATGGGCAAATGCTAGCAAGTGGCAGTCAAGATTCTTCGGTAAGGTTATGGGATGTTACTGGGGGTCAAGCCTTACAAATATTCCAGAGACATCGTGCTGTGGTCTGGTCGGTTGTCTTTAGTCCCGATGGGAAAACTCTGGCAAGTAGCAGTAACGATCAAACAGTAAAGTTATGGGATATAAGTAGTGGTCAAGTCTTGCAAACATTCCAAGGACATTGTGCTGCAGTCTGGTCAGTTGTCTTTAGTCCTGACGGCAAAACTCTGGCAAGTGCGGCTTTAGAGGAGATAATTAAATTGTGGAATGTCAGCACGGGTGAATGTGAAAGAAGCCTAGAGGGGCATACGAATTGGGTTTTGTCCGTTGCCTTTAGTCCCGATGGTAAACTGCTCGCAAGTAGCAGTTATGATGGAACAATCAAGTTATGGCTTGTCGGCACTGATGAATGCAAAAGAATTTTGCAGGCAGGTACAGGTTGGTTAAAGTCAGTTGCCTTTAGTCCAAATAGCCACATACTAGCTAGTTGCAGTCAAGATAACACAGTAAAGTTGTGGGATCTTAGTAAAGGTGAATGTCTCAGGACTTTGGAAGGACATACAGGCAGAGTTTGGTCTGTTGTATTTAGTCCCGATCATCAGATTCTAGCTAGTAGTGGTGATGATGAAACAATTCGGCTGTGGAATATAGCAACAGGTGAGTGCTTAAAAATTCTCAAAGCTGAGAAACCTTATGAACGCATGAACATCATGGGAGTTACAGGTTTAACTACAGCGACTATTGCTACATTGACATTACTGGGGGCAGATGAATCTACCAACCACTAA